The Phoenix dactylifera cultivar Barhee BC4 unplaced genomic scaffold, palm_55x_up_171113_PBpolish2nd_filt_p 000333F, whole genome shotgun sequence genome window below encodes:
- the LOC103724290 gene encoding patatin-like protein 2 has product MSDIAQIQPPTYGNLITILSIDGGGIRGIIPAIILAFLEEQLQALDGLDARLADYFDVIAGTSTGGLVTAMLAAPNAKNRPIFAAKDIKEFYLEHCPKIFPQPRDSVAGAFEKIKLLLRPKYDGKYLHQIIKEKLGTLKLHQTLTNVVIPTFDIKKLQPTIFSSYEVKNNGLLDAHLSDICISTSAAPTYLPAHHFETKDSEGKLREFNLIDGGVAANNPALVAMGEVTKEIFKGNQDFFPIKPTDYGRFLVISIGTGTQKNEEKFDAKEAGKWGILGWLLSGGSNPLIDAFTQASGDMVDIHLSVVFQALHSQSRYLRIQDDTLSGTISSVDISTKKNLNSLVKIGQEILKKPAIRTNLETGVCEPLSEETNEQALTRFAKMLSGERRLREMRSPLTKAKEEKKYYL; this is encoded by the exons ATGTCTGATATAGCTCAAATCCAGCCTCCAACATATGGGAACCTGATCACTATTCTTAGCATCGATGGAGGTGGCATTAGAGGGATTATTCCCGCTATAATACTCGCCTTCTTGGAGGAACAGCTTCAG GCTCTTGATGGTTTGGATGCAAGACTGGCAGACTATTTCGACGTGATTGCAGGAACAAGCACTGGTGGCCTAGTAACTGCCATGCTAGCTGCACCAAATGCCAAGAACCGCCCAATCTTTGCAGCTAAAGATATTAAGGAATTTTACCTCGAGCATTGCCCTAAGATCTTCCCGCAGCCACG GGATTCTGTTGCTGGAGCCTTTGAAAAAATCAAGCTACTCCTAAGACCCAAATATGATGGAAAGTATCTTCATCAGATTATAAAGGAAAAATTAGGAACCTTGAAGCTGCACCAGACCCTGACAAATGTGGTTATACCAACATTTGATATCAAGAAACTCCAACCAACCATCTTCTCATCCTATGAG GTAAAAAATAATGGTTTGCTGGATGCTCATTTGTCTGATATTTGCATTAGCACATCTGCTGCACCAACTTACCTTCCAGCCCACCACTTCGAAACCAAGGATTCTGAGGGAAAGCTGAGAGAGTTCAACTTAATTGATGGTGGTGTTGCAGCTAATAATCCG GCATTAGTTGCTATGGGAGAAGTAACAAAGGAGATTTTCAAAGGGAACCAAGATTTCTTTCCAATTAAGCCTACAGACTATGGCAGATTTTTAGTGATCTCAATAGGAACAGGCACACAAAAGAACGAGGAGAAGTTTGATGCTAAAGAAGCAGGGAAATGGGGAATTCTAGGTTGGTTGTTAAGTGGTGGCTCAAATCCATTAATTGACGCCTTTACTCAAGCAAGTGGGGATATGGTTGATATCCATCTATCTGTGGTCTTCCAAGCCTTGCATTCCCAATCTAGATACTTGCGCATTCAG GATGACACATTAAGCGGAACCATTTCTTCTGTCGATATCTCCACAAAGAAAAACTTGAATAGTCTCGTTAAGATCGGCCAAGAGATACTTAAAAAACCTGCTATCAGGACAAATCTTGAGACAGGCGTTTGTGAACCGCTGTCCGAAGAAACCAACGAGCAAGCTCTTACAAG ATTTGCTAAGATGCTGTCTGGAGAACGAAGGCTTCGAGAGATGAGATCACCGCTCACTAAAGctaaagaggagaaaaaatatTATCTGTAG